One region of Triticum aestivum cultivar Chinese Spring chromosome 6B, IWGSC CS RefSeq v2.1, whole genome shotgun sequence genomic DNA includes:
- the LOC123133531 gene encoding S-(+)-linalool synthase, chloroplastic isoform X2 yields MAAAHACFSFSSFAPLLHSALPVARSGGQSGRNSGFFRPSPVIYPGREPVSHELSDDFDFQESLLNVQALLHQHLKSNKGMLSTVDHLKRLCIDHYFQDEIDNIMESSVDLLHSDDLLDATLSLRLMREVGYYISADDVLQKFTNDNGDFNLRHSKDLRGLLSLHDMSHLNMGEASLYKAKEFSSKHLKFSLKYLEPNLARYVMKSLDHPYHVSLKQYKARHHLSYLQNLPTMHTAIEKLALVEFQMKKLQHQSEMQEVKRWWVDLGLSQEIPAARDQVLKWYMWSMTILEGFSFSRWDLAAAESLPSYMISCYKALYTITNDIADMVIKEHGLNPINHLKQAWATLFDGFMIEGKWLSTNQVPTSEDYLRNGVITSGAPLLFLHLLFMLGHDLTEDNNDHILRVISCPAKIMRLWDDMGSAKDELQEGLDGSYKDLYQRENPHADAEKHMLDMIAGEWEDLNRECFSQTKSTLPPSFIGTSLNFARMVSIMYGYDDEQRLPALEDYTRMLLF; encoded by the exons ATGGCTGCTGCGCATGCatgcttctccttctcctccttcgcgCCATTGCTCCATTCGGCTTTGCCGGTGGCCAGAAGTGGTGGCCAGAGTGGCCGAAACAGTGGCTTCTTTCGCCCTTCGCCGGTGATATATCCCGGGCGGGAGCCTGTGTCCCATGAGCTGTCCGATGATTTTGACTTCCAG GAAAGCCTATTGAATGTTCAAGCGTTGCTTCATCAACATCTGAAAAGCAACAAAGGAATGTTGAGCACGGTTGATCACCTCAAACGCCTCTGCATTGACCACTATTTCCAGGATGAAATCGATAACATAATGGAGTCGTCTGTGGATCTTCTCCATAGTGATGATCTACTTGACGCAACCCTTTCCTTAAGGCTGATGAGAGAAGTTGGATATTATATTTCGGCAG ACGATGTTCTTCAGAAGTTCACAAACGATAATGGTGATTTCAACCTTAGGCATAGCAAAGACCTTAGAGGGTTGCTGAGCTTGCATGACATGTCACACCTCAACATGGGAGAAGCTTCACTCTACAAGGCAAAGGAATTCTCAAGCAAGCACCTGAAATTTTCACTTAAGTATTTGGAGCCTAACCTTGCGAGATATGTGATGAAGTCACTAGACCATCCCTACCATGTGAGCCTGAAGCAATACAAGGCTAGGCATCATTTGAGTTACCTCCAGAACTTGCCTACCATGCACACTGCAATTGAGAAGCTGGCACTTGTAGAATTTCAGATGAAGAAGTTGCAACACCAAAGTGAAATGCAGGAGGTTAAGAG ATGGTGGGTGGATTTGGGATTGTCTCAAGAAATTCCAGCTGCAAGGGACCAAGTTCTGAAATGGTACATGTGGTCCATGACTATCCTCGAGGGTTTCTCCTTCTCAAG GTGGGATCTTGCAGCTGCTGAGTCACTGCCGAGTTACATGATATCATGTTACAAGGCTCTTTACACCATCACAAATGATATCGCTGATATGGTCATAAAAGAGCATGGACTGAATCCTATCAATCATCTCAAGCAAGCA TGGGCAACTTTGTTTGATGGATTCATGATCGAGGGAAAATGGCTATCTACTAATCAGGTTCCCACATCGGAGGACTACCTAAGAAATGGTGTCATCACTTCAGGAGCACCACTTttatttttgcatcttttattcatGCTTGGGCATGACTTAACAGAGGACAACAACGACCACATCCTTAGGGTCATCTCCTGCCCTGCAAAGATCATGAGGCTCTGGGATGACATGGGGAGTGCAAAG GATGAGTTGCAGGAAGGGCTCGACGGATCATACAAGGATTTGTACCAGAGAGAAAAccctcatgctgatgcagagaaGCACATGTTGGATATGATAGCGGGTGAATGGGAGGATCTAAACAGGGAATGCTTCTCTCAGACAAAGTCC
- the LOC123133531 gene encoding S-(+)-linalool synthase, chloroplastic isoform X1, translating into MAAAHACFSFSSFAPLLHSALPVARSGGQSGRNSGFFRPSPVIYPGREPVSHELSDDFDFQESLLNVQALLHQHLKSNKGMLSTVDHLKRLCIDHYFQDEIDNIMESSVDLLHSDDLLDATLSLRLMREVGYYISADDVLQKFTNDNGDFNLRHSKDLRGLLSLHDMSHLNMGEASLYKAKEFSSKHLKFSLKYLEPNLARYVMKSLDHPYHVSLKQYKARHHLSYLQNLPTMHTAIEKLALVEFQMKKLQHQSEMQEVKRWWVDLGLSQEIPAARDQVLKWYMWSMTILEGFSFSRYRVEATKVISMVYIVDDIFDLVATHEELSLFNEAIKMWDLAAAESLPSYMISCYKALYTITNDIADMVIKEHGLNPINHLKQAWATLFDGFMIEGKWLSTNQVPTSEDYLRNGVITSGAPLLFLHLLFMLGHDLTEDNNDHILRVISCPAKIMRLWDDMGSAKDELQEGLDGSYKDLYQRENPHADAEKHMLDMIAGEWEDLNRECFSQTKSTLPPSFIGTSLNFARMVSIMYGYDDEQRLPALEDYTRMLLF; encoded by the exons ATGGCTGCTGCGCATGCatgcttctccttctcctccttcgcgCCATTGCTCCATTCGGCTTTGCCGGTGGCCAGAAGTGGTGGCCAGAGTGGCCGAAACAGTGGCTTCTTTCGCCCTTCGCCGGTGATATATCCCGGGCGGGAGCCTGTGTCCCATGAGCTGTCCGATGATTTTGACTTCCAG GAAAGCCTATTGAATGTTCAAGCGTTGCTTCATCAACATCTGAAAAGCAACAAAGGAATGTTGAGCACGGTTGATCACCTCAAACGCCTCTGCATTGACCACTATTTCCAGGATGAAATCGATAACATAATGGAGTCGTCTGTGGATCTTCTCCATAGTGATGATCTACTTGACGCAACCCTTTCCTTAAGGCTGATGAGAGAAGTTGGATATTATATTTCGGCAG ACGATGTTCTTCAGAAGTTCACAAACGATAATGGTGATTTCAACCTTAGGCATAGCAAAGACCTTAGAGGGTTGCTGAGCTTGCATGACATGTCACACCTCAACATGGGAGAAGCTTCACTCTACAAGGCAAAGGAATTCTCAAGCAAGCACCTGAAATTTTCACTTAAGTATTTGGAGCCTAACCTTGCGAGATATGTGATGAAGTCACTAGACCATCCCTACCATGTGAGCCTGAAGCAATACAAGGCTAGGCATCATTTGAGTTACCTCCAGAACTTGCCTACCATGCACACTGCAATTGAGAAGCTGGCACTTGTAGAATTTCAGATGAAGAAGTTGCAACACCAAAGTGAAATGCAGGAGGTTAAGAG ATGGTGGGTGGATTTGGGATTGTCTCAAGAAATTCCAGCTGCAAGGGACCAAGTTCTGAAATGGTACATGTGGTCCATGACTATCCTCGAGGGTTTCTCCTTCTCAAGGTATCGGGTTGAGGCCACAAAGGTTATCTCAATGGTCTACATTGTGGATGACATCTTTGATCTTGTCGCCACACATGAGGAGCTCTCTCTCTTTAATGAGGCAATCAAAAT GTGGGATCTTGCAGCTGCTGAGTCACTGCCGAGTTACATGATATCATGTTACAAGGCTCTTTACACCATCACAAATGATATCGCTGATATGGTCATAAAAGAGCATGGACTGAATCCTATCAATCATCTCAAGCAAGCA TGGGCAACTTTGTTTGATGGATTCATGATCGAGGGAAAATGGCTATCTACTAATCAGGTTCCCACATCGGAGGACTACCTAAGAAATGGTGTCATCACTTCAGGAGCACCACTTttatttttgcatcttttattcatGCTTGGGCATGACTTAACAGAGGACAACAACGACCACATCCTTAGGGTCATCTCCTGCCCTGCAAAGATCATGAGGCTCTGGGATGACATGGGGAGTGCAAAG GATGAGTTGCAGGAAGGGCTCGACGGATCATACAAGGATTTGTACCAGAGAGAAAAccctcatgctgatgcagagaaGCACATGTTGGATATGATAGCGGGTGAATGGGAGGATCTAAACAGGGAATGCTTCTCTCAGACAAAGTCC